In Malania oleifera isolate guangnan ecotype guangnan chromosome 8, ASM2987363v1, whole genome shotgun sequence, a single window of DNA contains:
- the LOC131162034 gene encoding 7-deoxyloganetin glucosyltransferase-like, protein MERERMGSAALKPSKHKPHAVCIPYPAQGHINPMLQLAKLLYHSGFHVTFVNTEFNHARLLKSRAPHPPSTVSSFCFRTIPDGLPPTDADSTQDIASLSDSTSKNCLAPFRALLSELNGSSSADVPPVTCIVSDGAMSFTLTAAEELGIPEVLFWTTSACGFMGYAHYSLLREKGFLPLKDISFLTDGYLDTIIDWIPSMKGVRLRDIPNFIITTNPDDVMVNFTMTEIKRAQKASAIILNTFDALEHKVLNALSSMFPPVCAIGPLQLPLTQISDNKLDFIGSNLWKEDRSCLEWLDSREANSVIYVNFGSITVMINNQLMEFAWGLANSNQSFLWIIRPDLVDGDLAVIPPEFFAKTKERSFIASWCPQEQVLHHPAVGGFLTHCGWNSIIESVCGGVPMICWPFFAEQPTNCRFCCTEWGIGMEICSDVKRDEVERLVRELMEGERGKEMKKKTMEWKEKAEEATRRLSGSSFLNLERIIKSVLLPRDSS, encoded by the exons ATGGAGAGGGAGAGAATGGGTTCGGCGGCCTTGAAGCCCTCAAAACATAAGCCTCATGCGGTTTGCATCCCATACCCAGCCCAAGGCCACATCAACCCCATGCTACAACTAGCCAAGCTCCTCTACCACTCAGGCTTTCATGTCACCTTCGTTAACACAGAGTTCAACCACGCGCGCCTCCTCAAATCTCGAGCTCCTCACCCGCCCAGCACCGTCTCCTCCTTCTGCTTTAGGACCATTCCCGATGGCCTCCCGCCGACCGACGCCGACAGCACCCAAGACATCGCTTCCCTCTCCGACTCCACCAGCAAGAACTGCCTGGCTCCTTTCAGAGCCCTTCTATCGGAGCTCAATGGTTCCTCGTCCGCCGACGTCCCTCCGGTGACTTGCATAGTTTCGGATGGAGCCATGAGCTTCACCCTGACGGCGGCCGAGGAACTGGGCATCCCTGAAGTCCTGTTCTGGACAACCAGTGCTTGTGGATTCATGGGCTACGCCCACTACTCCCTTCTTCGAGAAAAGGGCTTCCTACCCCTCAAAG ATATAAGTTTTTTAACAGATGGATATTTAGACACTATAATAGACTGGATACCTAGCATGAAAGGTGTACGTCTGAGAGATATCCCCAACTTCATTATAACCACAAATCCTGATGACGTTATGGTGAATTTCACAATGACTGAAATCAAAAGAGCTCAAAAAGCTTCTGCAATCATTCTGAACACATTCGATGCCTTGGAGCACAAAGTTTTGAATGCACTTTCATCCATGTTTCCTCCAGTTTGTGCCATTGGGCCTCTCCAATTGCCACTTACTCAAATTTCTGATAATAAACTGGACTTCATAGGATCAAATCTGTGGAAAGAAGATCGAAGCTGCCTAGAGTGGCTCGATTCAAGAGAAGCCAATTCTGTAATATATGTGAACTTTGGAAGTATCACAGTCATGATTAACAATCAGTTGATGGAGTTTGCGTGGGGACTTGCAAATAGTAATCAAAGCTTTCTCTGGATTATCCGACCTGATCTCGTTGATGGCGACCTTGCTGTTATTCCACCAGAGTTCTTTGCTAAGACAAAAGAAAGGAGTTTCATAGCAAGTTGGTGCCCTCAAGAACAAGTCCTCCACCACCCAGCGGTGGGGGGGTTCTTAACGCACTGTGGGTGGAACTCAATTATAGAAAGTGTGTGTGGCGGAGTGCCCATGATCTGCTGGCCCTTCTTTGCCGAACAACCAACAAATTGTAGATTCTGCTGCACAGAATGGGGCATAGGTATGGAAATTTGCAGTGATGTTAAGAGGGATGAGGTTGAAAGACTTGTGAGGGAGTTAATGGAAGGGGAGAGGGGCAAAGAGATGAAGAAGAAAACTATGGAATGGAAAGAGAAAGCTGAAGAGGCAACAAGGAGATTAAGTGGGTCTTCCTTCTTGAATTTAGAGAGAATAATTAAAAGTGTCCTCCTCCCTAGGGATTCTTCTTAA